A genomic region of Trifolium pratense cultivar HEN17-A07 linkage group LG3, ARS_RC_1.1, whole genome shotgun sequence contains the following coding sequences:
- the LOC123913871 gene encoding glycine-rich cell wall structural protein 2-like — translation MYTTNKAKMKQISILTFLTILLTVTTSVSSSRSTSSTKSSPSADNKNNDGGGVGGGNDYGGSFGFGPGGGFSIPGFDNNIGGFGGGYGGGFGGPNGGHSTNGVIRPTVVCKDRGPCFQKKVTCPARCFTSYSRSGKGYGGGGGGGGCTVDCKKKCTAYC, via the coding sequence ATGTACACaacaaacaaagcaaaaatGAAACAGATAAGCATCCTTACTTTTCTCACCATCTTGCTAACAGTTACTACCTCTGTGTCCTCTAGCAGATCCACATCATCAACCAAATCTTCACCATCTGCTGACAACAAAAACAATGATGGTGGCGGCGTTGGCGGCGGCAATGACTATGGTGGCTCTTTTGGATTTGGACCAGGAGGAGGTTTTAGCATACCAGGTTTTGATAACAACATAGGAGGATTTGGGGGAGGCTATGGAGGTGGATTTGGTGGTCCAAATGGAGGGCACTCTACAAATGGTGTAATTAGGCCAACTGTTGTCTGCAAAGATAGAGGACCATGTTTCCAGAAGAAAGTTACCTGTCCAGCAAGGTGTTTTACTTCCTACAGCCGCTCCGGCAAGGGCTATGGTGGTGGCGGTGGAGGTGGTGGTTGCACTGTTGATTGCAAAAAGAAATGCACTGCTTATTGTTGA
- the LOC123913870 gene encoding secretory carrier-associated membrane protein-like, translating to MAGRYESNPFDEEEVNPFSEPAVRGKTSGQSNYSGGAFYTTNPGSVPAATNSRLAPLKPEPAGYNNNYGFGETVDIPLDTSTDLKKREKELQSREADIRRREQEVRRKEEAAARAGIVLEDKNWPPFFPIIHHDIANEIPVHLQKLQYVAFTTLLGLVVCLLWNVIAVTAAWIKGEGVKIWFLAIIYFISGVPGAYVLWYRPLYRAFRTESALKFGWFFMLYLLHIGFCILAAVAPPIVFKGKSLTGILSAIDVIDGHTLIGIFYFIGFGFFCLETLISIWVIQQVYMYFRGSGKFAEMKREAARGAVRSAF from the exons ATGGCTGGTCGCTATGAAAGTAACCCttttgatgaagaagaagttAACCCCTTCTCT GAACCAGCTGTAAGGGGAAAAACATCAGGCCAATCAAACTACAGTGGTGGTGCATTTTACACAACA AATCCTGGAAGTGTGCCAGCTGCCACAAATTCAAGGCTTGCACCTCTTAAGCCAGAGCCTGCtggttataataataattatggcTTTGGAGAAACAGTTGATATACCTCTTGATACATCAACG GATTTGAAAAAGAGGGAGAAAGAACTCCAATCCAGAGAGGCTGATATAAGAAGAAGGGAACAG GAAGTTAGACGGaaagaagaagctgctgcacgAG CTGGAATTGTTCTTGAGGACAAGAATTGGCCACCATTTTTCCCAATTATCCATCACGACATTGCTAATGAAATTCCGGTTCATCTTCAAAAGTTGCAATATGTTGCATTTACCACACTGTTAG GACTAGTGGTCTGCCTTTTGTGGAATGTCATAGCTGTTACTGCAGCTTGGATTAAGGGAGAAg GTgtaaaaatttggtttctgGCTATTATCTACTTCATATCAGGGGTACCTGGAGCATATGTTCTATGGTATCGTCCATTATATCGTGCTTTTAG GACGGAAAGTGCTTTGAAATTTGGATGGTTTTTCATGCTTTATCTG CTTCACATAGGATTCTGCATCTTAGCTGCTGTTGCTCCTCCTATAGTTTTCAAAGGAAAATCCCTGAC GGGCATTCTATCTGCCATAGATGTGATAGACGGCCATACTTTGATTGGG ATTTTCTACTTCATTGGATTTGGATTCTTCTGCCTCGAAACATTGATAAGCATTTGGGTTATTCAG CAAGTATACATGTACTTCCGCGGCAGTGGCAAGTTTGCTGAGATGAAACGAGAGGCTGCAAGAGGAGCAGTGAGATCTGCATTCTGA
- the LOC123915712 gene encoding uncharacterized protein LOC123915712: MGKPSLKIKRLPFMAVACTVMLFVLYRTFKYQYNQEEIDKKLSIWKEVERYSAQAGKLKGLPRGIIHSTSDFELRPLWLRGDKRSKVTVYSNRNLLAVPVGIKQKENVDAMVQKFLTGNFTIILFHYDANVDGWWDLDWSSKAIHIAARNQTKWWFAKRFLQPDIVATYDYIFLWDEDLGVEHFNPSRYVEIVREEGLEISQPALDPNSTEIHHRITVRARTKKVHRRVYERRGRTRCSDESDGPPCTGFVEGMAPVFSRAAWYCTWHLIQNDLVHGWGMDMKLGYCAQGERSQNVGVVDREFVVHKAIQTLGGSHHDTKKRRRRSPVFDQRTEIRRQSTWEFEIFKERWNQAIAEDTNWVKPFMSDKRRIRRRRSRSRSRRLIS; this comes from the exons ATG GGAAAACCAAGTTTGAAGATCAAAAGGCTGCCTTTTATGGCAGTTGCATGTACAGTAATGTTGTTCGTTTTATATAGGACTTTCAAGTATCAATATAACCAAGAAGAG ATAGACAAAAAGTTGAGTATCTGGAAGGAGGTAGAG CGATATTCTGCACAAGCTGGAAAGTTGAAAGGCTTGCCGCGAGGTATAATACACAGTACTTCAGATTTTGAGTTAAGGCCCTTATGGTTGCGAGGTGATAAAAGATCAAAG GTTACTGTTTACTCGAATCGTAACTTGCTGGCAGTTCCTGTTGGTATcaaacaaaaggaaaatgtAGATGCTATGGTGCAAAAG TTTCTCACAGGaaattttacaattattttattcCATTACGATGCCAATGTGGATGGATGGTGGGATCTTGATTGGAGTAGCAAGGCCATACATATTGCTGCTAGAAACCAAACAAAGTG GTGGTTTGCAAAAAGATTTCTACAGCCAGATATAGTTGCTACTTATGATTACATCTTTCTCTGGGATGAGGATTTAGGAGTGGAACATTTTAATCCGTCAAG ATATGTTGAGATTGTAAGGGAAGAAGGATTAGAGATATCTCAACCAGCTCTTGATCCAAATTCGACAGAGATACATCATAGAATTACAGTCAGAGCTAGGACCAAGAAAGTGCATAG GCGAGTGTATGAACGCAGAGGTAGAACTAGGTGTTCCGATGAAAGTGATGGGCCACCATGCACCGG GTTTGTGGAAGGCATGGCTCCTGTTTTCTCTCGAGCGGCATGGTACTGTACTTGGCATCTTATACAG AATGACCTTGTCCATGGATGGGGAATGGATATGAAACTAGGATACTGTGCTCAG GGAGAACGCAGTCAAAATGTGGGTGTTGTTGATCGTGAATTTGTTGTTCACAAGGCAATACAAACTCTTGGTGGTAGCCATCATGATacaaaaaaa AGACGTCGCCGCTCACCAGTCTTTGATCAGAGAACCGAG ATAAGAAGGCAGTCAACATGGGAATTTGAAATATTCAAAGAGCGGTGGAATCAAGCGATTGCTGAGGACACAAATTGGGTCAAGCCATTTATGAGTGATAAAAGACGCATACGACGAAGGCGCAGCCGTAGCCGCAGCCGCCGGCTGATTTCTTAG
- the LOC123915711 gene encoding protein POLLEN DEFECTIVE IN GUIDANCE 1-like yields the protein MSSSKQLRQRSFNTDGSFGDSVVTAVHDSCEKEGSSAEPLELKPLLTEELTLKQSPVTYFLDKVYNGNSLWNTTTLGNEKGRERVYDTIFRLPWRCELLIDVGCFVCFYSFLSLLTVVPTRVVMTSWKLLKTRKFKRPSPIELSDFGCFIIVACGITVLQQIDISLIYHIIRGQATIKLYVIYNVLEIFDRLCQSFNGDVLQMLFHSAEGLARCSPETQSTRFWRFISDQVLAVVAIIVHSFILLAQAITLSACIVAHYNALPALLVSNNFSEIKSYVFKGYKKDNVHSMVYFDSIERFHISTFILFVLAQNIMEAEGPWFQSFLIHTLSVYLCEVAIDVIKHSFIAKFNNITPIAYSEFLEALCKQTLHTQTEDTKKNLKFVPLAPACVVIRVLVPVYAANLPYSPLPWKLFWIMLFSAITYILLTSLKILIGLVLKKHATWYVNRCRRRNHHLHAD from the exons ATGTCTAGCTCTAAACAGCTAAGACAGAGAAGCTTCAACACTGACGGCAGTTTTGGTGATTCGGTCGTTACAGCCGTTCATGATAGTTGCGAAAAGGAAGGTAGTTCTGCAGAGCCGTTAGAATTGAAGCCTCTCTTGACGGAGGAATTAACTT TGAAGCAATCACCTGTAACATACTTCTTGGACAAAGTGTACAATGGAAATTCTTTATGGAATACAACAACTCTTGGGAATGAAAAGGGAAGAGAACGAGTTTATGACACTATCTTCCGCTTGCCATGGAGATGTGAATTG CTTATAGATGTTGGCTGCTTTGTCTGCTTCTATTCATTTCTATCATTGTTAACTGTGGTTCCAACAAGGGTAGTAATGACCTCTTGGAAGCTTCTGAAAACAAG GAAGTTCAAGAGGCCGTCTCCAATCGAGTTGTCTGATTTTGGCTGTTTCATTATTGTGGCTTGTGGAATCACTGTTTTGCAGCAAATAG ATATCAGCTTAATATACCATATAATCCGTGGTCAAGCAACCATTAAATTGTATGTGATCTACAATGTTTTAGAG ATATTTGATAGATTATGTCAAAGTTTTAACGGGGATGTGTTGCAAATGTTATTTCATTCAGCAGAAGGACTTGCAAGATGTTCCCCTGAAACGCAAAGTACGAGATTCTGGAGATTTATTTCTGACCAAGTTTTAGCTGTTGTTGCAATAA TTGTTCATTCTTTTATCTTATTAGCTCAGGCAATCACATTATCAGCCTGCATTGTTGCTCACTACAATGCACTGCCAGCTTTACTGGTGTCAAATAATTTTTCTGAGATCAAAAGCTACGTGTTTAAGGGATACAAAAAGGATAATGTTCATAGTATGGTGTACTTTG ATTCTATAGAGAGATTCCACATCTCAACATTTATCTTATTCGTTTTGGCTCAAAATATTATGGAGGCAGAAGGCCCCTGGTTTCAAAGCTTTCTCATT CATACACTTTCGGTTTATCTATGTGAAGTGGCTATTGATGTTATCAAGCATTCATTCATTGCCAAATTCAATAATATTACTCCCATTGCATACTCTGAGTTCCTTGAAGCTTTATGTAAACAG acTCTACATACGCAAACCGAGGATACAAAGAAAAATTTGAAGTTTGTCCCTCTTGCTCCAGCGTGTGTG GTTATTCGAGTTCTGGTTCCAGTATACGCTGCTAATCTTCCTTACAGTCCCCTTCCGTGGAAGCTTTTTTGGATTATGCTATTTTCAGCAATAACCTACATTTTACTCACAAGCCTCAAGATTCTAATTGGCTTGGTTCTAAAGAAACATGCCACTTGGTATGTTAATCGCTGTCGAAGAAGGAATCATCATCTTCATGCAGATTAG
- the LOC123914492 gene encoding uncharacterized protein LOC123914492 isoform X2, giving the protein MGAEVIVNWGTWEELLLGGAVLRHGTRDWSVVAAELRARTLSPYAITPEVCKAKYEDIQQRYSGAWFEELKKKRVEELKRALEKSENSIGSLQSRLESLKADKNEKRDDCHVENDSVEPELRVPSQKLERVESSTKETSKDGLSAGSFTHQTETNWSHECQVPAMSSEDMEITPGVSGSTEHEKVLNVDKLADTVYEGQGGCCKKRRGKRKRKDCSRNINEASVRESDFSIDVSRLKESSTSNCGEVVKSSGITEENTNLKKDEMKDMMEILDSVMEIKGASCFTRKHDSQKRARYRQLIRRHMDFDTIRSSISNKKINSKIELFRDMLLLANNALIFYSKNTRQYKSALLMREIVTEKLRENGTVCTKSDIHALREIGTVCTKSDIHADVDSNSMVLPVQDPPVKVRSVRSGNRKIDVAETADVSNPVSGLSHVAKKKPSSSKEDSPSSAKPLHIKKAFGGPKKIEPATPTPTKETKEKKRRRFGS; this is encoded by the exons ATGGGAGCGGAAGTGATTGTGAATTGGGGTACGTGGGAGGAGCTTCTTCTTGGTGGTGCTGTTCTCCGACACGGCACTCGTGATTGGTCCGTCGTCGCTGCTGAACTCCGAGCTCGAACCCTTTCTCCATACGCTATCACACCCGAg GTTTGTAAAGCCAAATATGAAGACATACAACAGCGCTATTCAGG GGCTTGGTTTGAGGAGCTTAAGAAGAAAAGAGTAGAAGAGCTTAAGAGAGCTTTGGAGAAATCCGAAAATTCAATTGG GTCTCTTCAATCAAGGCTTGAATCCCTTAAAGCTGACAAGAACGAGAAAAGAGATGATTGTCATGTTGAAAACGACTCAGTTGAACCAGAATTACGCGTTCCTTCACAGAAATTGGAGAGAGTCGAATCTTCCACCAAAGAGACGTCAAAGGACGGGCTCTCTGCTGGGAGTTTTACACATCAAACCGAGACAAACTGGTCTCATGAATGCCAAGTTCCAGCAATGTCTTCTGAAGACATGGAGATTACGCCAGGTGTTTCAGGGTCTACTGAACATGAGAAAGTTCTGAATGTAGATAAGTTGGCAGATACTGTATATGAAGGACAGGGAGGGTGTTGTAAAAAACGGAGAGGGAAGAGAAAGAGGAAGGATTGTAGCAGAAATATTAATGAAGCGAGTGTAAGAGAAAGTGATTTTTCAATTGATGTGTCCAGGTTGAAAGAAAGTTCTACCAGTAACTGTGGCGAGGTTGTTAAATCTTCTGGTATAACTGAGGAGAATACGAACTTGAAAAAGGATGAAATGAAAGATATGATGGAGATTTTAGATTCTGTTATGGAAATTAAAGGCGCTTCTTGCTTTACTCGCAAGCATGATAGCCAG AAGCGAGCAAGGTACAGGCAGTTAATCCGAAGACACATGGACTTCGACACTATAAGGTCAAGcattagcaacaaaaaaattaattcaaagaTAGAACTTTTCAGAGACATGCTTCTACTGGCCAACAATGCTTTGATTTTCTACTCCAAGAACACTCGTCAATATAAATCTGCGCTACTCATGAGAGAAATTGTCACTGAAAAACTGAGGGAGAATGGCACGGTTTGCACTAAGAGTGACATACATGCACTGAGGGAGATTGGCACGGTTTGCACTAAGAGTGACATACATGCTGATGTCGACTCTAACTCTATGGTATTACCTGTTCAAGATCCTCCTGTGAAAGTCAGAAGTGTTCGTTCCGGTAACCGAAAGATCGATGTTGCAGAGACAGCTGATGTAAGCAATCCTGTTTCTGGGCTTTCACATGTAGCCAAGAAGAAGCCTAGTAGTAGTAAAGAGGATTCTCCATCTTCAGCGAAACCCTTACACATCAAGAAAGCTTTTGGTGgacctaaaaaaattgaacctGCAACTCCAACTCCAACGAAGGAaacaaaggaaaagaaaagaagaagatttgGCTCCTAA
- the LOC123914492 gene encoding uncharacterized protein LOC123914492 isoform X1 → MGAEVIVNWGTWEELLLGGAVLRHGTRDWSVVAAELRARTLSPYAITPEVCKAKYEDIQQRYSGCTAWFEELKKKRVEELKRALEKSENSIGSLQSRLESLKADKNEKRDDCHVENDSVEPELRVPSQKLERVESSTKETSKDGLSAGSFTHQTETNWSHECQVPAMSSEDMEITPGVSGSTEHEKVLNVDKLADTVYEGQGGCCKKRRGKRKRKDCSRNINEASVRESDFSIDVSRLKESSTSNCGEVVKSSGITEENTNLKKDEMKDMMEILDSVMEIKGASCFTRKHDSQKRARYRQLIRRHMDFDTIRSSISNKKINSKIELFRDMLLLANNALIFYSKNTRQYKSALLMREIVTEKLRENGTVCTKSDIHALREIGTVCTKSDIHADVDSNSMVLPVQDPPVKVRSVRSGNRKIDVAETADVSNPVSGLSHVAKKKPSSSKEDSPSSAKPLHIKKAFGGPKKIEPATPTPTKETKEKKRRRFGS, encoded by the exons ATGGGAGCGGAAGTGATTGTGAATTGGGGTACGTGGGAGGAGCTTCTTCTTGGTGGTGCTGTTCTCCGACACGGCACTCGTGATTGGTCCGTCGTCGCTGCTGAACTCCGAGCTCGAACCCTTTCTCCATACGCTATCACACCCGAg GTTTGTAAAGCCAAATATGAAGACATACAACAGCGCTATTCAGGGTGCAC GGCTTGGTTTGAGGAGCTTAAGAAGAAAAGAGTAGAAGAGCTTAAGAGAGCTTTGGAGAAATCCGAAAATTCAATTGG GTCTCTTCAATCAAGGCTTGAATCCCTTAAAGCTGACAAGAACGAGAAAAGAGATGATTGTCATGTTGAAAACGACTCAGTTGAACCAGAATTACGCGTTCCTTCACAGAAATTGGAGAGAGTCGAATCTTCCACCAAAGAGACGTCAAAGGACGGGCTCTCTGCTGGGAGTTTTACACATCAAACCGAGACAAACTGGTCTCATGAATGCCAAGTTCCAGCAATGTCTTCTGAAGACATGGAGATTACGCCAGGTGTTTCAGGGTCTACTGAACATGAGAAAGTTCTGAATGTAGATAAGTTGGCAGATACTGTATATGAAGGACAGGGAGGGTGTTGTAAAAAACGGAGAGGGAAGAGAAAGAGGAAGGATTGTAGCAGAAATATTAATGAAGCGAGTGTAAGAGAAAGTGATTTTTCAATTGATGTGTCCAGGTTGAAAGAAAGTTCTACCAGTAACTGTGGCGAGGTTGTTAAATCTTCTGGTATAACTGAGGAGAATACGAACTTGAAAAAGGATGAAATGAAAGATATGATGGAGATTTTAGATTCTGTTATGGAAATTAAAGGCGCTTCTTGCTTTACTCGCAAGCATGATAGCCAG AAGCGAGCAAGGTACAGGCAGTTAATCCGAAGACACATGGACTTCGACACTATAAGGTCAAGcattagcaacaaaaaaattaattcaaagaTAGAACTTTTCAGAGACATGCTTCTACTGGCCAACAATGCTTTGATTTTCTACTCCAAGAACACTCGTCAATATAAATCTGCGCTACTCATGAGAGAAATTGTCACTGAAAAACTGAGGGAGAATGGCACGGTTTGCACTAAGAGTGACATACATGCACTGAGGGAGATTGGCACGGTTTGCACTAAGAGTGACATACATGCTGATGTCGACTCTAACTCTATGGTATTACCTGTTCAAGATCCTCCTGTGAAAGTCAGAAGTGTTCGTTCCGGTAACCGAAAGATCGATGTTGCAGAGACAGCTGATGTAAGCAATCCTGTTTCTGGGCTTTCACATGTAGCCAAGAAGAAGCCTAGTAGTAGTAAAGAGGATTCTCCATCTTCAGCGAAACCCTTACACATCAAGAAAGCTTTTGGTGgacctaaaaaaattgaacctGCAACTCCAACTCCAACGAAGGAaacaaaggaaaagaaaagaagaagatttgGCTCCTAA
- the LOC123914669 gene encoding uncharacterized protein LOC123914669, whose amino-acid sequence MGCCVSSNKALTTSVATIQPPKSSQTNGTNFQLEEEKVKEVLLETPKQNPKNTIKTEPLKPYRNIKAYDKVNQKKQTLSIDKGHDRSESCRLRKTMPTMPIASREKTGKRVNGSPIKLLKNCSFPGDIDDRSVTTVVHGSRNFGSARFVQCREQVGQKMVNDGIHRRRDLGEYSFRRSRLPVTRADTVAARSVVGRSQSARKTNRAPVARSRTVLPEKGRRQTEIPAMESKRFSVNESLENPSVSLECFIFI is encoded by the coding sequence ATGGGTTGCTGTGTAAGCAGTAATAAAGCCTTAACCACTTCTGTAGCAACAATTCAACCACCAAAATCTTCACAAACAAATGGAACAAACTTTCAACTAGAGgaagaaaaagtaaaagaagTGCTTTTAGAAACCCCCAAACAGAACCCAAAAAACACTATCAAAACAGAACCACTAAAGCCATATAGAAACATAAAGGCCTATGACAAGGTTAATCAGAAGAAACAAACATTGTCCATTGACAAAGGCCATGATAGGTCAGAATCTTGCAGGTTAAGAAAAACCATGCCAACAATGCCAATAGCTAGCAGAGAAAAAACCGGCAAAAGGGTCAACGGTTCTCCGATCAAATTGCTTAAAAACTGTTCCTTTCCCGGTGATATTGACGACAGAAGTGTTACAACGGTGGTTCATGGTTCAAGGAATTTTGGGTCTGCGAGATTTGTTCAGTGCAGAGAGCAAGTGGGTCAGAAAATGGTCAACGACGGAATACATCGCCGGAGAGATCTTGGTGAGTATTCTTTCCGACGGTCTCGGTTACCGGTCACTCGAGCCGACACCGTTGCGGCTAGATCAGTCGTGGGTAGGAGCCAGTCTGCAAGAAAAACGAATCGAGCTCCGGTTGCAAGGTCGAGAACAGTGTTGCCGGAGAAAGGTCGCCGGCAAACGGAGATACCGGCAATGGAGAGTAAACGGTTTAGTGTTAATGAGTCGCTGGAAAATCCATCGGTGTCATtggaatgttttatttttatatag